Proteins from one Flavobacterium sp. N2038 genomic window:
- a CDS encoding glycosyltransferase, producing MKILIIITDYGSFNNFLAELAVSLSYQNEIHIVCSDSNVINIVDKYDYDKYNLTFHTVDIPRSTSILKLVKSASLIRKIVERINPNLIYAHFTTGIFPTIFFRKRNVKYWGAFHGLGMNASNGIRQIMFSIVELFCFVRLDKRFLINKKDYKLVSNIFNKNTLKYNSCGVGCDIEKFNKDKYTSLDKLHLKQELNIVDKFVITYTGRFVEFKGFDLVYHSFVKLLEEFPDKIVLLLIGGRDPIHPTGLNEYEENDLLKNKNIINIGYTSQVEKFLAITDVFLFPSKKEGLPVCIVEALAMGVPVVTLDERGNSDVVQNDYNGYLVKSVSKLKDVDEIVEKLKHLCSNKEDMYRLSANCLKNRQLYSRSFFVEEQLKHIDDFKKIMLN from the coding sequence ATGAAAATTCTTATAATAATAACAGATTATGGTAGTTTTAATAATTTTTTGGCTGAGCTTGCAGTAAGTTTAAGTTACCAAAATGAAATCCATATTGTTTGTTCAGATTCTAATGTAATAAATATTGTAGATAAGTATGATTATGACAAATATAATTTAACATTCCATACCGTAGATATTCCAAGGTCAACGTCTATATTAAAATTAGTAAAAAGTGCTTCTTTGATTCGAAAAATAGTTGAAAGAATTAATCCAAATTTAATCTATGCGCATTTTACCACAGGAATTTTTCCAACAATTTTCTTTAGAAAAAGAAATGTCAAATATTGGGGAGCTTTTCATGGATTGGGAATGAATGCCAGTAATGGAATTAGACAAATAATGTTTTCTATTGTTGAACTTTTTTGTTTTGTAAGGTTGGACAAGAGATTTCTTATTAATAAAAAAGACTATAAACTGGTTAGTAATATATTCAATAAAAATACATTAAAGTATAATTCTTGCGGGGTTGGTTGTGACATAGAAAAATTTAATAAAGATAAATATACTAGTTTAGATAAATTGCATCTAAAACAAGAGTTAAATATTGTTGATAAATTTGTAATTACATACACAGGAAGATTTGTTGAGTTTAAAGGATTTGATTTAGTTTATCATAGTTTTGTAAAATTGCTTGAAGAGTTTCCAGATAAAATTGTTTTGCTATTGATTGGAGGCAGGGATCCAATACATCCGACGGGGTTAAATGAGTACGAAGAAAATGATCTCTTAAAAAATAAAAACATTATTAATATTGGTTATACATCACAAGTAGAAAAATTTCTGGCTATTACAGATGTATTTCTGTTTCCAAGTAAGAAAGAAGGACTACCAGTTTGTATAGTCGAAGCTTTAGCTATGGGAGTTCCTGTTGTAACTCTGGATGAACGTGGGAATTCAGATGTTGTGCAAAATGATTATAATGGATATTTAGTTAAGTCTGTTTCGAAATTAAAAGATGTTGATGAAATTGTTGAAAAATTAAAGCATTTGTGTTCTAACAAAGAAGACATGTATAGATTGTCTGCAAATTGTTTAAAGAATCGCCAATTATATTCTCGCTCTTTTTTTGTTGAAGAACAATTAAAACACATTGATGATTTTAAAAAAATTATGTTGAATTGA
- a CDS encoding EpsG family protein, translating to MWVYFMVFFTIVGFGSIYKFKLTNQSLWLYFFLWALLFMIAGFRADNVDNDYENYIVAIKGEEGFTEPSFSLISYICYDLLDSTKLVFVTYALLSISLLFYGLKKLSPYFFLSLAVYFSTSYVIHDLNAIRAGVGVGFTFIALDHWINERAKKTFLFLALATFFHISFSMFFVFYFFLKDNKKYLLTYILLIPISYLIYFLRIDALSLLMRVPIPQVQTLALAYSEWNTDVVSTVNVFSSFVLIKLLIFTTLVVCIKQLGVRFKGFYLYLKMYSLGFFLLIFLASLPGAAFRSSDLLWISECLLLPMLIVVVNPRWVTIVLILIFCIFMVWLNYVHSDFVRPYDFNFEL from the coding sequence ATGTGGGTATATTTTATGGTTTTTTTTACAATTGTTGGTTTTGGTTCGATTTATAAGTTTAAATTAACCAACCAAAGCCTTTGGTTGTATTTTTTTTTGTGGGCTCTTCTTTTTATGATTGCAGGATTTCGTGCAGATAATGTTGATAATGATTATGAAAATTACATTGTAGCGATTAAAGGTGAAGAAGGATTTACCGAGCCTTCTTTTTCATTAATTTCTTATATATGTTATGATTTATTAGACTCTACAAAACTTGTTTTTGTAACTTATGCATTGTTATCTATTTCTTTACTGTTTTACGGGTTAAAGAAATTATCGCCCTATTTTTTTTTATCGTTAGCAGTTTATTTTTCGACTTCTTATGTAATTCATGATTTGAATGCTATCAGAGCAGGTGTAGGCGTTGGGTTCACATTCATCGCTTTGGATCACTGGATTAATGAAAGAGCAAAGAAAACATTTCTTTTTTTAGCACTTGCTACATTCTTTCATATCTCATTTTCAATGTTTTTCGTATTCTACTTTTTTTTAAAAGATAATAAGAAATATCTTTTAACTTATATTCTGCTTATTCCAATATCTTATTTAATTTATTTTTTGAGGATTGATGCTTTGTCCTTACTTATGAGGGTTCCTATACCTCAAGTACAGACATTAGCTTTAGCTTATAGTGAATGGAATACAGATGTAGTTTCGACAGTAAATGTTTTTAGTTCTTTTGTACTAATAAAGCTTCTGATATTTACAACTTTAGTGGTATGTATAAAACAATTGGGTGTGCGATTTAAAGGTTTTTATCTTTACTTAAAAATGTACAGTTTAGGTTTTTTTTTATTGATTTTTTTAGCTTCTCTGCCTGGAGCAGCTTTTAGATCTTCTGATCTATTATGGATAAGCGAATGTCTTTTGTTGCCAATGTTAATTGTAGTCGTTAATCCTCGATGGGTAACAATAGTATTAATTTTAATCTTTTGTATTTTTATGGTTTGGCTAAATTATGTACATAGTGATTTTGTACGACCATATGATTTTAATTTCGAATTATGA
- a CDS encoding MraY family glycosyltransferase — MEYTILGILLMILMLLYFRVANHFNIIDKPNERSSHTEITLRGGGIIFWFSALIYFLQHFQNNSFFFTGITLVSLVSFWDDIQSLSNKIRIGVHFLSITLIFYDLNLFTLIPIWTVLIAYILAIGLINAYNFMDGINGITGLYTLVVMGALLYVNTSIQLFTDGDFIKYAIIASLVFLFFNYRKKAKCFAGDVGSIAIAFWIIYLILKLILVTNSLIWLLFLAVYGVDAICTITHRLYLRQNIFEAHRLHLYQVLSNEYKIQHRLVSLYYALIQAGVSFLVIKLYNKIEDSILFLIVLLPLLLVYSSKFYLLSKNNLKVKA, encoded by the coding sequence ATGGAATATACAATATTAGGAATTCTTTTAATGATTTTGATGTTACTTTATTTTAGAGTCGCTAATCATTTTAATATTATTGATAAGCCTAACGAAAGAAGTTCACATACAGAAATTACATTAAGAGGAGGTGGGATAATTTTTTGGTTTTCTGCCTTGATTTATTTTTTACAGCACTTTCAGAATAATTCTTTTTTCTTTACCGGAATTACTCTTGTCAGTTTAGTAAGTTTTTGGGACGATATTCAAAGCCTATCTAATAAAATTCGAATCGGAGTTCATTTTCTTTCAATCACGTTAATTTTTTATGATTTAAACTTATTTACTTTAATTCCAATTTGGACTGTTTTAATAGCCTATATTTTAGCAATTGGACTAATTAATGCATATAATTTCATGGATGGAATTAATGGTATTACAGGTTTATATACTTTAGTTGTAATGGGAGCATTGCTATATGTCAATACAAGCATTCAGCTTTTTACAGATGGAGATTTTATAAAATACGCCATAATTGCGAGCTTAGTTTTTCTGTTCTTTAATTATAGAAAAAAAGCAAAATGTTTTGCCGGAGATGTTGGAAGTATCGCAATTGCGTTCTGGATAATTTACTTAATTTTAAAACTTATTCTGGTTACAAATTCTCTTATTTGGCTTTTATTTTTAGCGGTCTACGGAGTTGATGCTATTTGTACAATTACTCACCGCCTGTACTTAAGACAGAATATTTTTGAAGCCCATCGTTTACATTTATATCAGGTTTTAAGTAATGAATATAAAATACAGCATAGATTGGTTTCTTTATACTATGCTTTAATTCAAGCAGGAGTTTCGTTTTTAGTTATAAAACTCTACAATAAGATAGAAGATTCTATTTTGTTTTTAATTGTACTTTTACCTTTGCTTTTAGTTTATTCATCTAAATTTTACTTACTAAGTAAAAATAATTTAAAAGTGAAAGCATGA
- a CDS encoding glycosyltransferase family 2 protein encodes MSVVDIAMATYNGEKYLREQIDSIISQTFTDWRLFIRDDGSIDKTIDIIREYVEKDSRIHLIEDGLGNLHVSKNFEQALLYCTAPYSMFADQDDVWFDNKIEVSVSFMKRVEKEGVPVLMFSNSVLVSESLDVKFENNYNLKKDPELRNFLFANAGYQGSTMVFNNNLKEKLFPFFPNSSVHDYHVSIAALLFGEVYHVNEPLMLYRRHDSATTKKNISLIERMVWLFKNKSFLSDKKMLSYLKEFTSYHEDEITETNRNLINDYFKILDKKTFFLKKAKLVLKNNFSLRDSKHYLIFKLLVLK; translated from the coding sequence ATGAGTGTAGTGGATATTGCAATGGCAACATACAATGGAGAAAAATATTTAAGAGAACAAATAGATAGTATAATATCTCAAACATTTACGGATTGGAGATTGTTTATTCGTGATGATGGTAGTATTGATAAAACTATTGATATTATTCGGGAGTATGTTGAAAAAGATTCTAGAATTCATTTAATCGAAGATGGATTAGGAAATCTTCATGTCTCGAAGAATTTTGAACAGGCTCTTCTATATTGTACAGCACCATATTCAATGTTTGCAGATCAAGATGATGTTTGGTTTGATAATAAAATAGAGGTTTCTGTATCTTTTATGAAAAGGGTTGAAAAAGAAGGAGTTCCTGTTTTAATGTTTTCAAATTCAGTTTTAGTTAGTGAATCTCTCGATGTTAAATTTGAAAACAATTATAATTTAAAAAAAGATCCAGAGTTAAGGAATTTTTTATTTGCTAACGCAGGTTACCAAGGGTCAACAATGGTATTTAATAATAATTTAAAAGAAAAATTATTTCCATTTTTTCCAAATTCTTCTGTTCATGATTATCATGTTTCAATTGCTGCATTACTTTTTGGAGAAGTATATCATGTAAATGAACCTTTAATGTTATATAGAAGGCATGACAGTGCAACTACAAAAAAAAATATTTCTTTGATAGAAAGGATGGTTTGGTTGTTTAAGAATAAATCCTTTTTATCTGACAAAAAAATGTTAAGTTATTTGAAAGAATTTACCTCGTATCATGAAGATGAAATTACAGAAACAAATAGAAATTTAATAAATGATTACTTTAAAATTTTAGATAAAAAAACATTTTTTTTGAAAAAAGCGAAGTTGGTTTTAAAAAATAATTTTAGCTTAAGAGATAGCAAACATTATTTAATTTTTAAATTATTAGTGTTAAAATGA
- a CDS encoding NAD-dependent epimerase/dehydratase family protein, protein MKITITGATGFVGTHLIEYLKDYMEINAMSVRYSPNQTFELNTDVVVHLAGKAHDLKKVSVPNEYYEANFELTKQLFDAFLCSTASVFIFISTVKAVADKVEGILKEDTIPNPQTHYGIAKHKAEEYILSKNVSKDKKVFILRPCMIHGPENKGNLNLLYKLVSKNIPWPLAVYKNERSFLSVDNLCFLIRSIIEKDNVASGVYNISDDEFLSTNDLIKIISSICKKRNVFLTIPVFIINKIARVGDLMKLPLNSETLQKLTENYRVSNQKIKIALEIDTLPMTAQQGLKKTIKSFIDK, encoded by the coding sequence ATGAAAATTACTATAACAGGTGCTACAGGTTTTGTTGGTACACATCTTATCGAGTATTTAAAAGATTATATGGAAATTAATGCGATGAGTGTTAGATACAGTCCTAATCAAACCTTTGAATTAAATACAGATGTTGTAGTTCATTTAGCAGGTAAAGCACATGACCTTAAAAAAGTTTCAGTTCCAAATGAATATTATGAGGCAAATTTTGAATTGACCAAGCAATTGTTTGATGCATTTTTGTGTTCAACCGCTTCTGTGTTTATTTTTATAAGTACAGTAAAAGCTGTTGCAGATAAAGTTGAAGGGATTTTGAAAGAAGATACAATTCCTAATCCTCAAACACACTATGGAATTGCGAAGCATAAAGCAGAGGAATATATTTTAAGTAAAAATGTGTCTAAAGATAAGAAAGTTTTTATCCTTAGACCATGTATGATTCACGGACCAGAGAATAAAGGGAATCTTAATTTGCTTTACAAATTAGTTTCGAAAAACATACCATGGCCATTGGCAGTTTATAAAAATGAACGTTCATTTTTAAGTGTAGATAATCTTTGTTTTCTAATTAGGTCAATTATTGAAAAAGACAATGTTGCATCAGGAGTTTATAATATTTCGGATGATGAATTTCTTTCAACAAATGATTTAATAAAAATTATATCTTCAATCTGTAAGAAAAGAAATGTATTTCTGACGATACCAGTATTCATTATTAATAAAATTGCAAGAGTTGGGGATTTGATGAAGTTGCCATTAAATTCAGAAACATTACAAAAATTAACGGAAAATTATCGTGTTTCAAATCAAAAAATAAAAATAGCATTGGAGATTGATACACTTCCAATGACAGCTCAGCAAGGGCTCAAGAAAACAATCAAAAGCTTCATAGATAAATAA
- a CDS encoding glycosyltransferase, whose translation MKILHVINNMVTGGAEKLLLDTIPLFNVKNCQVDLLLIDGTDYPYLKKLKEFNNCNIYYLNSKNIYSPLNIFRIIPFLRKYDLLHVHLFPAQYWVAFAKLISFSNTKLVFTEHSTSNRRMENRLFRLIDKQIYKIYHKVVCISSEIKKVLMLHANLNESKLVIVENGINLDLFNRSAAIKKNSIDKNLCDNDIVLIQVAGFRYQKDQVTTVKSLQYLPINVKLVLVGDGEFKEDLKKLVDDLNLIDRVFFLGIRLDVPVLMKSSDIVVISSHWEGMPLSVIEGMAAKKPVVASNVAGVTQLVDGFGILFEKGNEIELAEKIKTLLVDDIYYRKIAERGFERAKKYDINCMVDQQINLYKELLK comes from the coding sequence ATGAAAATACTTCATGTAATTAATAATATGGTTACTGGTGGTGCTGAAAAGTTATTATTAGATACCATTCCTTTATTCAACGTCAAAAATTGTCAGGTAGATTTATTGCTAATAGATGGGACAGATTATCCCTACTTAAAAAAGCTTAAAGAGTTCAATAATTGTAATATATATTATTTGAATTCAAAAAATATATATAGTCCTTTAAATATCTTTAGGATAATTCCATTTTTGCGTAAGTATGATTTGTTACACGTTCATCTTTTTCCAGCTCAGTATTGGGTTGCATTTGCAAAATTAATTTCATTTTCTAATACGAAACTTGTTTTTACAGAGCATAGTACTTCAAATAGAAGAATGGAGAATAGATTGTTTAGATTAATAGATAAGCAGATATATAAAATTTATCATAAAGTTGTTTGTATTTCATCGGAAATAAAGAAAGTATTGATGCTTCATGCAAATCTTAATGAAAGTAAATTAGTTATTGTAGAAAACGGAATTAATCTAGATTTATTTAATAGATCAGCTGCGATAAAAAAAAACAGCATAGATAAAAATTTATGTGATAATGATATAGTATTAATTCAAGTAGCTGGTTTTCGTTATCAGAAGGACCAAGTAACTACGGTCAAATCATTACAATATTTACCAATAAATGTTAAGTTGGTTTTAGTTGGAGATGGTGAGTTTAAGGAAGATTTGAAAAAATTAGTTGATGATTTGAATTTAATTGATCGAGTGTTCTTTTTAGGTATACGATTAGATGTTCCTGTACTTATGAAATCGTCCGATATTGTAGTTATTAGTTCACATTGGGAAGGTATGCCTTTATCTGTTATCGAGGGAATGGCTGCTAAAAAACCAGTTGTTGCTTCAAATGTAGCGGGAGTTACTCAATTGGTTGATGGATTTGGTATCTTGTTTGAAAAAGGAAATGAAATAGAGCTTGCTGAAAAAATAAAAACATTACTGGTTGATGATATTTATTATAGGAAAATAGCAGAGAGAGGTTTTGAGCGGGCAAAAAAATATGATATAAATTGTATGGTAGACCAGCAAATAAATTTGTATAAAGAATTATTGAAATAA